A genome region from Anolis carolinensis isolate JA03-04 chromosome 6, rAnoCar3.1.pri, whole genome shotgun sequence includes the following:
- the ube2z gene encoding ubiquitin-conjugating enzyme E2 Z → MMAESPAAEEAAAAVLGGGPGAGSAGGPAGPGGGPGVFLPAELWAVAGLGAGGGGSSAAAASGGASSVPGIPPSAAAAAAAAGVLLSHSAFWDPTTSGDWDGERPSAACLLRIKRDIMSIYKEPPPGMFVVPDPHDMTKIHALITGPFDTPYEGGFFLFLFRCPPDYPIHPPRVKLMTTGNNTVRFNPNFYRNGKVCLSILGTWTGPAWSPAQSISSVLISIQSLMTENPYHNEPGFEQERHPGDSKNYNECIRHETIRVAVCDMLEGKCPCPEPLRGVMEKSFMEYYDFYEGVCKERLHLQGQTMQDPFGEKRGHFDYQSLLVRLQGIRLKVQEKHQQENPDIDSESSSSETETDTQGSIKA, encoded by the exons ATGATGGCGGAGAGTCCGGCGGCCGAGGAGGCTGCGGCGGCGGTGCTGGGCGGCGGGCCCGGAGCGGGAAGCGCCGGTGGGCCTGCGGGGCCTGGCGGGGGCCCGGGCGTGTTCCTGCCGGCCGAGCTGTGGGCGGTGGCGGGGCTGGGCGCGGGCGGCGGGGGCTCCTCTGCGGCTGCCGCGTCCGGAGGGGCCTCCTCAGTGCCGGGCATCCCGCCctccgccgccgctgccgccgccgccgccggcgTCCTGCTCTCGCACTCGGCCTTCTGGGACCCCACCACCAGCGGGGACTGGGACGGGGAGAGGCCTAGCGCCGCCTGCCTCCTCCGCATCAAACG AGACATCATGTCAATATATAAAGAGCCACCTCCTGGAATGTTTGTTGTGCCTGACCCCCATGATATGACCAAG ATTCATGCGTTGATCACAGGCCCCTTTGACACGCCTTACGAAGGGGGTTTCTTCTTGTTCCTGTTTCGCTGTCCTCCAGATTATCCCATCCATCCACCACGGGTCAAGTTGATGACAACTGGGAATAACACAGTGAGGTTTAACCCTAACTTCTACCGCAATGGGAAGGTCTGCCTCAGTATTCTAGG CACTTGGACTGGTCCCGCCTGGAGTCCTGCACAGAGTATTTCTTCAGTCCTTATTTCCATACAGTCACTAATGACAGAGAACCCCTATCACAATGAACCTGGTTTCGAACAG GAAAGGCATCCAGGAGACAGTAAGAATTACAATGAGTGCATTCGGCATGAGACCATCAGAGTTGCTGTGTGTGACATGCTGGAAGGGAAGTGTCCATGTCCAGAGCCTTTACG TGGCGTTATGGAGAAGTCCTTCATGGAGTATTACGATTTCTATGAGGGGGTGTGCAAAGAAAGGCTGCATCTCCAAGGACAGACAATGCAG GATCCCTTTGGTGAGAAGCGAGGACACTTTGACTACCAGTCTCTTCTAGTGCGTTTGCAAGGAATCCGTCTCAAGGTGCAGGAGAAACACCAGCAGGAAAACCCAGACATAGACTCAGAGAGCAGTTCCTCTGAAACGGAGACGGACACTCAAGGCAGCATTAAGGCTTAG
- the atp5mc1 gene encoding ATP synthase F(0) complex subunit C1, mitochondrial: MQAPLALMASPALLRCCSRALTRPASLSILSRPEIQTVQPFGISNNQLVHREFQTSAVSRDIDTAAKFIGAGAATVGVAGSGAGIGTVFGSLIIGYARNPSLKQQLFSYAILGFALSEAMGLFCLMVAFLILFAM; encoded by the exons ATGCAAGCTCCACTAGCTCTTATGGCTTCACCAGCCCTG TTGCGCTGCTGTTCTCGAGCTCTAACAAGGCCAGCTTCCCTTTCTATATTGAGCAGGCCAGAAATTCAAACTGTGCAG CCCTTTGGCATTTCCAATAATCAGCTGGTTCATCGGGAATTCCAAACCAGTGCGGTCTCCCGTGACATTGATACTGCTGCTAAATTCATTGGTGCTGGTGCTGCTACTGTGGGAGTAGCTGGCTCAGGAGCAGGAATTGGGACAGTATTTGGCAGTTTAATCATCGGCTATGCCAG GAACCCATCCCTCAAGCAGCAGTTGTTTTCTTATGCTATCCTGGGCTTTGCCCTCTCAGAGGCCATGGGGCTCTTCTGTTTGATGGTGGCATTTCTCATCTTGTTCGCCATGTGA
- the snf8 gene encoding vacuolar-sorting protein SNF8, with the protein MHHRGVGAGAIAKKKLAEAKYKERGTVLAEDQLAQMSKQLDMFKTNLEEFASKHKQEIRKNPQFRVQFQDMCATIGVDPLASGKGFWSEMLGVGDFYYELGVQIIEVCLALKHRNGGLITLEELHQQVLKGRGKFAQDVSQDDLIRAIKKLKVLGNGFGILPVGGTYLIQSVPAELNMDHTVVIQLAEKKGYVTVSEIKSSLKWETERAKQVLDHLLKEGMAWLDTQAPSEPQYWLPALFTELYSQEITPEEAKEALP; encoded by the exons ATGCACCACCGGGGAGTGGGCGCCGGCGCCATCGCCAAAAAGAAGCTGGCAGAG GCGAAATACAAGGAACGTGGGACGGTTTTGGCTGAGGACCAGTTAGCCCAG ATGTCCAAGCAGCTGGACATGTTTAAAACGAACCTGGAAGAGTTTGCTAGTAAACACAAACAAGAGATCCGTAAAAATCCCCAGTTCAGAGTCCAGTTCCAAGACATGTGTGCAACGATTGGCGTTGATCCGCTGGCCT CTGGGAAAGGATTCTGGTCTGAAATGTTGGGGGTTGGAGATTTCTATTATGAATTAGGGGTCCAGATTATTGAAGTCTGTCTGGCTTTGAAGCACAGAAATGGAG GGCTAATAACACTGGAGGAGCTCCACCAGCAAGTACTCAAAGGAAGAGGAAAATTTGCTCAGGATGTCAGCCA GGATGATCTCATCCGAGCGATTAAGAAGCTGAAAGTTCTAGGAAATGGCTTTGGGATCCTTCCTGTCGGCGGAACCTACCTGATCCAGtctgtgccagcagaactgaacATGGATCACACTGTGGTGATACAGCTAGCTGAG AAAAAGGGATATGTAACTGTCAGTGAAATTAAGTCCAGTTTAAAGTGGGAGACAGAACGAGCCAAGCAGGTGCTG GATCACCTACTGAAAGAAGGCATGGCCTGGCTTGATACCCAGGCTCCATCAGAACCTCAGTACTGGTTGCCTGCCCTCTTCACAGAGCTTTATTCTCAAGAAATCACTCCAGAAGAAGCCAAGGAAGCTTTACCTTGA